In one Streptomyces sp. NBC_01241 genomic region, the following are encoded:
- a CDS encoding Lrp/AsnC family transcriptional regulator, which produces MDLDRTDLAVVRELQTDGRLTYETLAQRVGLSRPATRARVQRLLAGGGVRVVAVVHPAVRELTASAHLSIGVSGPAEPVARAIAAMPQAPFVTLTAGSRAIMAELRTKGLAELDRAIESIRSLDGVDAVDPLISLRHLKDPYLLAGRPDVPELDATDRLILDELERDGRLPFAELAERVGLSPGAARARTLRLLDGGVAKVLALVRPDLLGLGVLCGFAVRLDGERDTVARHIGGWDRISFLSACMGRAELVGTISAKSLAAVRDTLEDMRACAGVRAVESWVHLELVKERYDLTTTGS; this is translated from the coding sequence GTGGATCTGGACCGGACCGATCTGGCCGTAGTCCGCGAACTGCAGACGGACGGCCGCCTGACGTACGAGACGCTGGCGCAGCGCGTCGGACTCTCCCGACCCGCCACCCGCGCCCGCGTGCAGCGGCTGCTGGCGGGCGGCGGCGTACGCGTGGTGGCCGTCGTGCATCCCGCCGTACGGGAGCTGACCGCCTCGGCCCATCTGTCGATCGGCGTGAGCGGACCGGCCGAGCCGGTGGCACGCGCGATCGCCGCCATGCCGCAGGCGCCGTTCGTCACCCTCACCGCGGGCAGCCGCGCGATCATGGCGGAGCTGCGCACCAAGGGGCTGGCGGAGCTGGACCGGGCCATCGAGTCGATCCGCTCGCTGGACGGCGTCGACGCCGTGGACCCGCTGATCTCCCTCCGGCACCTCAAGGACCCCTACCTGCTGGCGGGCCGGCCCGATGTGCCGGAACTGGACGCGACGGACCGGCTGATCCTGGACGAGCTGGAGCGCGACGGGCGGCTGCCCTTCGCCGAACTCGCCGAACGCGTCGGACTTTCGCCGGGCGCCGCCCGCGCCCGCACCCTGCGCCTCCTCGACGGCGGCGTAGCCAAGGTGCTCGCACTGGTCCGCCCCGATCTGCTGGGGCTCGGCGTCCTGTGCGGGTTCGCCGTACGCCTGGACGGCGAGCGGGACACCGTCGCGCGGCACATCGGCGGATGGGACCGGATCTCGTTCCTCTCCGCCTGCATGGGGCGCGCGGAACTCGTCGGGACGATCAGCGCGAAGTCGCTCGCCGCGGTGCGCGACACCCTGGAGGACATGCGGGCATGCGCGGGCGTGCGCGCCGTGGAGAGCTGGGTCCATCTGGAGCTGGTCAAGGAGCGGTACGACCTCACCACCACCGGCTCATGA
- the argS gene encoding arginine--tRNA ligase, protein MASVNSLASTLQQQLADALTAALPDAGTADPLLRRSDRADFQANGILALAKKLKGNPRELASQVTAAIPAGGLIKEIEVSGPGFLNVTLADRAIIETLAARDADDEGRLGVPYNSAAGTTVIDYAQPNVAKEMHVGHLRSAVIGDAMAQILEFTGETVVRRHHIGDWGTQFGMLIQYLIEHPGELNHEADGGAADGEAAMSSLNRLYKASRVLFDSDEEFKARSRDRVVALQAGDEETLAMWQRFVDESKIYFYSVFNKLDMEIRDADIVGESGYNDMLAETCRLLEESGVAVRSEGALCVFFDDVKGPDGNPVPLIVKKSNGGYGYAATDLSAIRDRVQNLKASTLLYVVDARQSLHFKMVFETARRAGWLNEDVKAVQLAFGTVLGKDGKPFKTREGETVRLADLLDEAIDRASAVVREKAQDLTDEEITERATQVGIGAVKYADLSTSAARDYKFDLDQMVSLTGDTSVYIQYAHARSRSIKRKAGERKPQPHPELELAPAERALGLHLDQFGEIVAEVAAAYEPHKLASYLYQLSSLFTTFYDQCPVLKSDVPADVAENRLFLSDLTARTLHQGMELLGIRTPERL, encoded by the coding sequence ATGGCCTCGGTCAATTCCCTCGCTTCCACGCTCCAGCAGCAGCTGGCGGACGCCCTGACGGCAGCTCTGCCGGATGCCGGCACCGCGGACCCGCTGCTGCGACGAAGCGACCGGGCCGACTTCCAGGCCAACGGCATCCTGGCCCTCGCCAAGAAGCTCAAGGGCAACCCGCGCGAACTGGCGTCCCAGGTCACCGCCGCGATCCCGGCGGGCGGCCTGATCAAGGAGATCGAGGTCTCCGGCCCCGGCTTCCTGAACGTGACGCTCGCCGACCGGGCGATCATCGAGACCCTCGCCGCGCGTGACGCGGACGACGAGGGCCGCCTCGGTGTCCCGTACAACAGCGCCGCGGGCACCACGGTCATCGACTACGCACAGCCGAACGTGGCCAAGGAGATGCACGTCGGTCACCTCCGTTCCGCGGTGATCGGGGACGCGATGGCGCAGATCCTGGAGTTCACGGGCGAGACCGTGGTCCGGCGCCACCACATCGGCGACTGGGGCACCCAGTTCGGCATGCTCATCCAGTACCTGATCGAGCACCCGGGCGAGCTGAACCACGAGGCCGACGGCGGCGCGGCGGACGGTGAGGCCGCCATGTCCTCCCTGAACCGGCTCTACAAGGCCTCGCGGGTGCTGTTCGACTCCGACGAGGAGTTCAAGGCCCGCTCCCGGGACCGGGTCGTGGCCCTCCAGGCCGGTGACGAGGAAACCCTCGCCATGTGGCAGCGCTTCGTCGACGAGTCGAAGATCTACTTCTACTCGGTCTTCAACAAGCTCGACATGGAGATCCGCGACGCCGACATCGTCGGCGAGTCCGGCTACAACGACATGCTGGCGGAGACCTGCCGCCTGCTGGAGGAGTCGGGCGTCGCCGTCCGCTCCGAGGGCGCGCTCTGCGTGTTCTTCGACGATGTGAAGGGCCCGGACGGCAACCCGGTGCCACTGATCGTCAAGAAGTCGAACGGCGGTTACGGCTATGCGGCGACGGACCTCTCCGCGATCCGCGACCGGGTCCAGAACCTCAAGGCGTCCACCCTGCTGTACGTGGTGGACGCGCGGCAGTCCCTGCACTTCAAGATGGTCTTCGAGACGGCCCGCCGGGCCGGCTGGCTGAACGAGGACGTCAAGGCCGTGCAGCTCGCCTTCGGCACGGTGCTCGGCAAGGACGGCAAGCCGTTCAAGACCCGTGAGGGCGAGACGGTCCGGCTGGCGGACCTGCTGGACGAGGCGATCGACCGGGCGTCCGCGGTCGTGCGCGAGAAGGCACAGGACCTCACCGACGAGGAGATCACCGAGCGGGCCACGCAGGTCGGCATCGGCGCGGTGAAGTACGCGGACCTGTCGACGTCGGCCGCCCGCGACTACAAGTTCGACCTGGACCAGATGGTGTCGCTGACCGGCGACACGAGCGTGTACATCCAGTACGCGCACGCCCGTTCCCGCTCCATCAAGCGCAAGGCGGGCGAGCGGAAGCCCCAGCCGCACCCCGAGCTGGAGCTGGCCCCGGCCGAGCGCGCGCTGGGCCTGCACCTGGACCAGTTCGGCGAGATCGTGGCCGAGGTCGCCGCCGCGTACGAGCCGCACAAGCTGGCCTCGTACCTCTACCAGCTGTCGTCGCTGTTCACGACGTTCTACGACCAGTGCCCGGTGCTGAAGTCCGACGTCCCGGCCGATGTGGCCGAGAACCGCCTCTTCCTCTCGGACCTCACCGCCCGCACCCTGCACCAGGGCATGGAGCTGCTCGGCATCAGGACGCCCGAGCGCCTCTGA
- a CDS encoding class II aldolase/adducin family protein: protein MPTVHDTDLAEGSGSGADLAEETRLRRELAAVYRLVAHFRMTDLIFTHISLRLPGPDHHFLINPYGLLFEEITASNLVKIDLSGNPVEPTPHPVNPAGFVIHSAIHAAREDAHCVLHTHTRAGCAVAAQRDGLLPLNQMSMEFYNRVGYHDYEGVALNLDEQKRLVEDIGSHPALILRNHGLLTVGGSAAQAFLRMYYLEKACEIQVTAQAGGGALIIPPAGTCEYTARQLAGDAAADSDLQDDVAYDLAWAAMLRLLDRVAPDYRD, encoded by the coding sequence CTGCCGACCGTCCACGACACGGATCTCGCCGAGGGGAGCGGGAGCGGCGCGGATCTTGCCGAGGAGACCCGGCTGCGTCGTGAACTCGCCGCCGTCTACCGGCTCGTGGCGCACTTCCGGATGACCGACCTGATCTTCACCCACATCTCGCTGCGGCTGCCGGGGCCCGATCACCACTTCCTGATCAACCCCTACGGCCTCCTCTTCGAGGAGATCACCGCGTCGAACCTGGTCAAGATCGACCTGTCGGGCAATCCGGTCGAGCCCACGCCCCACCCCGTCAATCCCGCGGGCTTCGTGATCCACAGCGCGATCCACGCCGCGCGCGAGGACGCGCACTGCGTCCTGCACACCCACACCAGGGCCGGCTGCGCGGTCGCCGCTCAGCGCGACGGGCTGCTGCCGCTGAACCAGATGTCGATGGAGTTCTACAACCGCGTCGGCTACCACGACTACGAGGGCGTGGCACTCAACCTCGACGAGCAGAAGCGCCTGGTCGAGGACATCGGCAGCCATCCGGCGCTGATCCTGCGCAATCACGGTCTGCTGACGGTGGGCGGGAGCGCGGCCCAGGCCTTCCTGCGCATGTACTACCTGGAGAAGGCCTGCGAGATCCAGGTCACCGCCCAGGCGGGCGGCGGAGCGCTGATCATTCCCCCGGCCGGGACCTGCGAGTACACCGCCCGGCAGCTCGCGGGCGACGCGGCCGCGGACAGCGACCTTCAGGACGATGTCGCCTACGACCTGGCATGGGCGGCCATGCTGCGACTGCTGGACCGGGTGGCTCCGGACTACCGGGACTGA
- a CDS encoding amidohydrolase, protein MHHPLDDADRTLLVTGAAVAAPGTTERAEALAVRGGRVVHIGTTDDARAALGGRADDVLELDGGLVHPGFVDAHCHPVMYGQALAWVDCRPERVPDIETLVAVLTEAARELPAGVPVRGFGYEHRRLAERRHPTCHDLDRVATDREVYVMNASGHGGVVNSHTLRTCGVTAGTPDPEGGSIGRSASGEPDGQLWDAACDLLTGPGGVKIGNHGPNFHLSEPDAIMADHLQRAQEVFLAAGVTTVGDAQASRREMETYLRARADGSLRLRVSAYLTSALLDTALELGVVNGFGDDLFRVQGVKFYADGTLGGWTAYFPEGYAADCCHHGQLYHSAEEYAELVGRAHRAGLQTATHAQSPYAIGMVLDAVEKAQADRERPGIRHRIEHSGLPTDEQIARMGRLGVVPVMQPQHHLRTGDGTLTAVGDLGHRYNPAGTCLAAGVPVVFSSDAPVAPPAPLEAVSAAATRRTVLGTVLGDASLRMPVADGLHAHTAAAARALHREHAVGALAPGMLADFVVLAGDPLTTDPAELASIGVRETWIGGTRAWAAPGR, encoded by the coding sequence ATGCACCACCCCCTCGACGACGCCGACCGCACGCTCCTGGTGACCGGCGCCGCCGTCGCCGCCCCCGGTACCACCGAACGCGCCGAGGCACTGGCCGTCCGCGGCGGCCGGGTCGTCCACATCGGCACCACCGACGACGCCCGCGCCGCACTCGGCGGCCGGGCCGACGACGTCCTCGAACTCGACGGCGGCCTCGTCCACCCCGGCTTCGTCGACGCCCACTGCCACCCCGTGATGTACGGGCAGGCACTCGCCTGGGTCGACTGCCGCCCCGAACGCGTACCGGACATCGAGACACTCGTCGCCGTCCTGACCGAAGCGGCCCGCGAACTGCCCGCCGGGGTCCCGGTGCGCGGCTTCGGCTACGAACACCGCCGCCTCGCCGAGCGCCGCCACCCCACCTGCCACGACCTCGACCGCGTCGCCACGGACCGCGAGGTGTACGTGATGAACGCCTCCGGCCACGGCGGCGTCGTCAACTCCCACACCCTGCGCACCTGCGGCGTCACCGCCGGCACCCCCGACCCCGAGGGCGGCAGCATCGGCCGGTCCGCCTCCGGCGAGCCCGACGGACAGCTCTGGGACGCCGCCTGCGACCTGCTCACCGGCCCCGGCGGCGTGAAGATCGGCAACCACGGCCCGAACTTCCACCTCTCCGAGCCCGACGCCATCATGGCCGACCACCTCCAGCGCGCCCAGGAGGTCTTCCTCGCCGCCGGAGTCACCACCGTCGGCGACGCCCAGGCGTCCCGGCGCGAGATGGAGACGTACCTGCGCGCCCGCGCGGACGGCTCACTGCGCCTGCGCGTCTCCGCGTACCTCACCTCCGCGCTCCTGGACACCGCGCTCGAACTGGGCGTCGTGAACGGCTTCGGCGACGACCTGTTCCGCGTCCAGGGCGTCAAGTTCTACGCCGACGGCACCCTCGGCGGCTGGACCGCGTACTTCCCCGAGGGTTACGCCGCCGACTGCTGCCACCACGGGCAGCTCTACCACTCCGCCGAGGAGTACGCCGAGCTCGTCGGCCGCGCCCACCGCGCCGGGCTCCAGACCGCGACCCACGCCCAGTCCCCGTATGCCATCGGCATGGTCCTCGACGCCGTCGAAAAGGCGCAGGCGGACCGGGAGCGCCCCGGCATCCGCCACCGCATCGAGCACTCCGGCCTGCCCACCGACGAACAGATCGCCCGCATGGGCCGGCTGGGCGTCGTCCCGGTCATGCAGCCCCAGCACCACCTGCGCACCGGCGACGGCACGCTGACCGCCGTCGGCGACCTCGGCCACCGCTACAACCCGGCAGGCACCTGCCTGGCCGCCGGCGTGCCCGTCGTCTTCAGCTCGGACGCGCCCGTCGCCCCGCCCGCCCCACTGGAGGCCGTCTCCGCCGCCGCGACCCGGCGCACCGTACTCGGCACCGTCCTCGGCGACGCCTCGCTGCGGATGCCCGTCGCCGACGGGCTGCACGCGCACACCGCCGCGGCCGCCCGCGCCCTGCACCGCGAACACGCCGTCGGCGCCCTGGCCCCCGGCATGCTCGCCGACTTCGTCGTCCTGGCCGGCGACCCGCTCACCACCGACCCGGCGGAACTCGCCTCCATCGGCGTACGCGAGACCTGGATCGGCGGCACCCGCGCCTGGGCAGCCCCCGGCCGCTGA
- a CDS encoding DUF4232 domain-containing protein yields the protein MRSNRIRTTALAATALLAALSLTACGGNDNGNDDKAGAVAPAASTTPTTPDTGKDTQETDSGTADAPAKNASDASKGSTGATGSTGGQKSNAGATGGQKSNAGTTGSGSKSAVTCTGANTKVTVSKVSRPINHLLLTATNTGSGPCYAYHAPKLQFDDAQAVFPILRDSIPQAVVTLAPGQSAYASIGLSGEPDGQELYKGTHLAVYFAGKSDQGSTGAPAELTLPAGTSWGNNGFVTYWQSEMADALTY from the coding sequence ATGCGCAGCAACCGCATCCGCACCACCGCCCTCGCCGCGACCGCTCTGCTGGCCGCCCTCTCGCTCACCGCCTGCGGCGGCAACGACAACGGGAACGACGACAAGGCAGGCGCGGTGGCTCCGGCGGCAAGCACCACCCCCACCACCCCCGACACGGGCAAGGACACCCAGGAAACCGACAGCGGCACGGCCGATGCCCCCGCCAAGAACGCCTCCGACGCGTCCAAGGGCTCCACCGGCGCCACCGGCTCCACCGGCGGTCAGAAGAGCAACGCCGGCGCCACCGGCGGTCAGAAGAGCAACGCCGGCACCACCGGAAGCGGCAGCAAGTCAGCCGTGACCTGCACCGGCGCGAACACCAAGGTCACCGTCAGCAAGGTGAGCCGTCCCATCAACCACCTGCTGCTCACGGCGACCAACACCGGTTCCGGCCCCTGCTACGCGTACCACGCGCCGAAGCTCCAGTTCGACGACGCCCAGGCCGTCTTTCCGATCCTCCGCGACAGCATCCCGCAGGCCGTGGTCACCCTTGCGCCGGGCCAGTCCGCCTACGCCTCGATCGGGCTGTCCGGTGAGCCGGACGGACAGGAGCTGTACAAGGGCACCCACCTCGCGGTGTACTTCGCCGGCAAGAGCGACCAGGGCTCCACGGGCGCCCCCGCCGAGCTGACGCTCCCCGCCGGCACCTCCTGGGGCAACAACGGCTTCGTCACCTACTGGCAGAGCGAGATGGCCGACGCCCTCACGTACTGA
- a CDS encoding C-terminal binding protein: protein MSRPLVVFTDPEELDVGPGMRLLAEAGFDTRVVGSRDPDAIVAAARDAVALIVGYAPVDAALLDRLPGVRMVATMSAGYDMIDTAQALRRGVWVSNLPFAATEDVAVHALASALCLVRALPQADATVRGGGWSTEFAELPRRAGELTLGLMGFGRIARELARIAGPVFGRVAAYDPHADAAGWPSGVERLDRDELVAGCDVLSLHTPLTEQTRGMVDAELLARMRPGGYLVNVARGELVDTAALLAALDGGRLRGAALDVFPVEPPAPDDPLRAHPRIQLSPHSAYLSDTSQRAYVCAPAENVIAWHRTGRPLTPVVDPTLEGAPS, encoded by the coding sequence ATGAGCCGGCCCCTGGTGGTGTTCACGGACCCCGAGGAACTCGATGTCGGTCCGGGGATGCGGCTGCTGGCCGAGGCGGGCTTCGACACCCGGGTCGTGGGCAGCCGCGACCCGGACGCGATCGTGGCGGCCGCACGCGACGCCGTCGCGCTGATCGTCGGCTACGCGCCGGTGGACGCCGCGCTGCTCGACCGCCTCCCCGGTGTGCGGATGGTGGCCACCATGTCCGCCGGCTACGACATGATCGACACCGCGCAGGCGCTCCGGCGCGGAGTGTGGGTGAGCAACCTTCCGTTTGCCGCGACCGAGGACGTCGCCGTGCACGCGCTCGCCTCCGCGCTCTGCCTCGTACGCGCGTTGCCCCAGGCCGACGCCACGGTGCGCGGCGGTGGCTGGAGCACCGAGTTCGCCGAACTGCCGCGCCGGGCCGGTGAACTGACGCTCGGTCTCATGGGATTCGGGCGCATCGCGCGGGAGCTGGCCAGGATCGCGGGTCCGGTCTTCGGGCGCGTCGCCGCGTACGACCCGCACGCCGACGCGGCCGGGTGGCCGTCCGGCGTCGAGCGGCTCGACCGGGACGAGCTGGTCGCCGGCTGCGACGTGCTCTCGCTGCACACGCCGCTGACCGAGCAGACCCGCGGCATGGTCGACGCGGAACTGCTCGCCCGTATGCGACCGGGCGGCTACCTGGTGAACGTCGCCCGCGGTGAACTCGTCGACACCGCCGCGCTGCTGGCCGCGCTGGACGGCGGGCGGCTCCGGGGCGCGGCCCTGGACGTGTTCCCGGTCGAACCCCCGGCGCCGGACGACCCGTTGCGCGCCCACCCGCGCATCCAGCTCTCCCCGCACAGCGCCTACCTGTCCGACACCTCGCAGCGGGCGTACGTGTGCGCGCCCGCCGAGAACGTCATCGCCTGGCACCGCACCGGGCGCCCGCTGACCCCCGTGGTCGACCCGACGCTCGAAGGAGCTCCCTCGTGA
- a CDS encoding helix-turn-helix domain-containing protein gives MATPEAGEFAALLKELKDRSGRSYGVLAGRLHVSTSTLHRYCNGDAVPNEYAPVERLARLCAASPEELVELHRRWIVADATRRRPAAGAPVPAAVPAPAPVPVPVPAPAPAPAPAPAEPVRDGVFESGPEAVRGSGAEAGGDASERTPEPEPGSEPAIVAGGASRPRRFLASARARVLLAAVAVVALIVPTSIVVSNLSGTGMDDLSNAPAVDAKDPDGPVSTRPRLDASLTAPPGGGKNPPGAGKKSGTPAPSGTASASSPAPGHGTATSGGHGTGAGSGGQQSGGVPLSATISSYNWEEPCGQHYVLDQKPDDVPPPPAPQDTRGWARALGGVDGGSMLLELTVQGKSGQAVVLKGLHVRTLSRKVPLAWSAYSMGDGCGSGITPQSFDIDLDDSRPTLTPVAGQQGDVRVPPKNFPFQVSSTDVEVFDLNAHVEGHDVSWYLELEWSSGGRKGTLRIDDGGKPFRTSSIQARPKYMYRYDTAQWVTKEWD, from the coding sequence GTGGCGACGCCGGAGGCCGGGGAATTCGCGGCTCTGCTGAAGGAACTGAAGGACCGTTCGGGGCGCAGCTACGGGGTTCTCGCGGGAAGACTGCACGTCAGCACGTCGACGCTCCACCGGTACTGCAACGGTGATGCGGTGCCGAACGAGTACGCCCCGGTGGAACGGCTGGCGCGGTTGTGTGCGGCGAGCCCGGAGGAGCTGGTGGAGCTGCACCGGCGGTGGATCGTGGCGGATGCGACCCGGCGGCGCCCCGCCGCCGGGGCTCCTGTGCCTGCGGCTGTTCCTGCTCCTGCTCCTGTTCCTGTTCCTGTGCCTGCTCCTGCTCCTGCTCCTGCTCCTGCTCCTGCGGAGCCGGTGCGGGACGGGGTTTTCGAATCGGGTCCGGAGGCGGTTCGTGGCTCCGGGGCCGAGGCTGGTGGTGACGCGTCCGAGCGCACGCCCGAACCCGAACCCGGATCCGAGCCCGCGATCGTGGCCGGTGGGGCGAGCCGGCCCCGGCGGTTCCTGGCCTCCGCACGGGCGCGCGTGCTGCTCGCGGCCGTCGCCGTCGTCGCGCTGATCGTGCCCACCTCGATCGTCGTCAGCAATCTGTCGGGTACGGGCATGGACGATCTCAGCAACGCCCCCGCCGTGGACGCAAAGGACCCGGACGGGCCCGTGTCCACCCGGCCCCGCCTCGACGCGAGCCTCACCGCTCCGCCCGGTGGGGGGAAGAATCCGCCCGGTGCAGGGAAGAAGTCGGGTACGCCGGCCCCGTCCGGTACGGCAAGTGCCTCGTCCCCGGCGCCCGGCCATGGAACCGCCACGTCCGGGGGGCACGGCACGGGAGCCGGGTCGGGTGGCCAGCAGAGCGGGGGTGTGCCGCTGAGCGCCACCATCAGCTCGTACAACTGGGAAGAGCCCTGCGGTCAGCACTACGTGCTGGACCAGAAGCCGGATGACGTGCCTCCGCCGCCCGCACCGCAGGACACCCGCGGCTGGGCCAGGGCGCTCGGTGGGGTGGACGGTGGCAGCATGCTGCTCGAACTCACCGTGCAGGGGAAGTCGGGGCAGGCCGTCGTGCTGAAGGGACTGCATGTGCGGACACTGTCCCGGAAGGTGCCGCTGGCGTGGTCGGCGTACTCGATGGGGGACGGCTGCGGGAGCGGCATCACACCGCAGTCCTTCGACATCGACCTCGACGACAGCCGGCCGACCCTCACCCCGGTGGCGGGGCAGCAGGGGGACGTGCGGGTGCCGCCGAAGAACTTCCCGTTCCAGGTGTCCTCCACCGATGTGGAGGTGTTCGACCTCAACGCCCATGTCGAAGGGCACGACGTCAGCTGGTACCTGGAGCTGGAGTGGAGCAGCGGCGGCCGGAAGGGGACGCTGCGTATCGACGACGGCGGGAAGCCGTTCCGTACCAGCAGCATCCAGGCGCGGCCGAAGTACATGTACCGGTACGACACGGCCCAGTGGGTGACCAAGGAGTGGGACTAG